The proteins below come from a single Hirundo rustica isolate bHirRus1 chromosome 6, bHirRus1.pri.v3, whole genome shotgun sequence genomic window:
- the GREM1 gene encoding gremlin-1 has product MVRTLYAIGTLFLLMGFLLPAAEGRKRNRGSQGAIPPPVKDQPNDSEQTQTQQQSGSRHRERGKGTSMPAEEVLESSQEALHITERKYLKRDWCKTQPLKQTIHEEGCNSRTIINRFCYGQCNSFYIPRHVRKEEGSFQSCSFCKPKKFTTMTVTLNCPELQPPRKKKRITRVKECRCISIDLD; this is encoded by the coding sequence ATGGTCCGCACACTGTACGCCATCGGCACCTTGTTTCTCCTGATGGGATTTCTGCTACCAGCGGCTgaagggagaaagaggaatCGTGGATCTCAAGGTGCTATCCCTCCTCCTGTCAAGGATCAGCCCAATGATTCAGAGCAAACGCAGACACAGCAGCAGTCAGGCTCCAGGCATCGAGAGCGAGGAAAAGGCACCTCGATGCCTGCTGAAGAGGTGCTGGAGTCTAGTCAGGAGGCATTGCACATCACTGAGCGCAAGTACCTAAAGCGGGATTGGTGTAAAACCCAACCCCTCAAACAAACTATCCACGAAGAAGGCTGCAACAGTCGTACCATTATCAACAGGTTCTGCTATGGCCAGTGCAATTCCTTCTATATCCCCAGGCACGTCCGCAAAGAAGAAGGCTCCTTCCAGTCTTGTTCCTTCTGCAAGCCCAAGAAATTCACCACCATGACTGTTACACTCAATTGCCCCGAGCTTCAGCCcccaagaaagaagaaaagaatcacCCGAGTTAAGGAGTGCCGATGTATATCTATTGATTTGGACTAA